One Vibrio penaeicida DNA segment encodes these proteins:
- the queC gene encoding 7-cyano-7-deazaguanine synthase QueC — MKKAVVVFSGGQDSTTCLVQAIEEFDEVHAITFDYGQRHKLEIEVAEKLASDLNIAAHKVMDVGLLNELAISSLTRDDIPVSHELQDNGLPNSFVPGRNILFLTLAGIYAYQIGAETVITGVCETDFSGYPDCRDEFVKAMNKALVSGMDKTLDIKTPLMWLNKAETWALADQYKALELVRSQTLTCYNGIIGDGCGDCPSCDLRSAGLNEYLDNQESVMQSLVSKQGEERCQ, encoded by the coding sequence ATGAAAAAAGCCGTTGTCGTTTTTAGTGGTGGCCAAGACTCCACAACTTGTCTTGTTCAAGCGATAGAAGAATTTGATGAAGTACACGCGATTACGTTTGATTATGGTCAGCGTCATAAGCTTGAAATTGAAGTGGCTGAAAAACTAGCCAGTGACCTCAATATTGCTGCTCATAAAGTGATGGATGTCGGCTTACTGAACGAGCTAGCAATCAGTTCGTTAACGCGTGATGACATTCCTGTATCACATGAACTGCAAGACAATGGATTACCTAATTCGTTTGTTCCCGGTAGAAACATTCTTTTCCTGACTCTAGCTGGAATTTACGCTTATCAAATTGGCGCAGAGACTGTCATTACAGGCGTGTGTGAAACCGATTTTTCTGGTTACCCTGATTGCCGCGATGAGTTTGTAAAAGCAATGAACAAAGCACTTGTTTCCGGCATGGACAAAACTCTAGACATTAAAACTCCGTTGATGTGGCTGAATAAGGCAGAAACGTGGGCATTGGCCGATCAATATAAAGCACTGGAATTGGTACGTTCTCAAACGCTGACGTGTTACAACGGGATCATTGGTGATGGTTGCGGTGATTGTCCTTCTTGTGATCTGCGCTCTGCAGGGCTTAACGAGTATTTAGATAATCAAGAATCAGTTATGCAGTCATTGGTTTCGAAGCAGGGTGAGGAACGTTGTCAATAG
- a CDS encoding GGDEF domain-containing protein, which yields MRKSNLLASIITAFVTFTASAFDRESWNELYANQLKSNEHAALMMLQERHIILPDNAEKLYISTQIFRFYSIRKQPYYSQLPDVPTSFDKFQHTLIEALNDEASGNNQASYAKLKNLINQTKVTHDYQSRTLIEYQLCLLLSRMGEHHSAKFYCASVVSHLEQMEDPFIPLRVAYRLLANNYSYLGDYKTALVKYFEIISNSKPYHDNSGNYNDIGNLLVDMGRYDEAETYLLKSLELRNEPNTLPLAKAQIMHNLGNFYLTTDQFDKSQHFFQKSLEILKELDHQYGIALSYISLGKLNTKLGHHDLSNAYLHQAMDMAAEQNNREMKIKIALSLSEEYLARKVYNVAIEYAETAVRIAQNDELPLFEASAHSLLSQIHEQTSDFEKALEHYKQFHTLEINKRDIENQNAFEALDLSKSKLEEELQNSKLVLKNTEQKHQLDNLTQRDMMNRMFMVVLFFIIGGILYANKKTRQTAEKDSLTQTFNRLTILDKIRRHPQSSSGSHKHVLVLFDLDNFKDINDSYGHPTGDIALKHVAKTIKEQLEEKDCVGRIGGEEFLVLLSDVPEEQIWHRVEKMRETIEISHFMSEDHQSLNLTASFSYLATSEKLSDFDILYSILDQALYQAKTNGRNCIVDAYTDPIDNVPHPASKPMTA from the coding sequence GTGAGAAAGAGTAATCTACTCGCTAGTATTATCACCGCATTTGTCACTTTTACTGCTTCGGCGTTTGATCGCGAGAGCTGGAATGAGCTGTATGCTAATCAATTAAAAAGCAATGAACATGCAGCGTTAATGATGCTTCAAGAACGTCATATCATACTTCCTGACAATGCTGAAAAACTCTATATCTCGACGCAAATCTTCCGGTTTTATTCCATTCGTAAACAGCCTTATTACAGTCAATTACCCGATGTTCCAACCAGTTTCGACAAATTTCAACATACGCTAATTGAAGCACTTAACGACGAAGCAAGTGGTAACAATCAAGCTTCTTATGCAAAACTTAAAAACTTAATAAACCAAACAAAGGTCACTCATGACTATCAAAGCAGAACATTAATTGAATATCAGTTGTGCCTACTGCTTAGCCGAATGGGCGAACACCACAGCGCAAAGTTTTATTGCGCATCAGTCGTCAGCCACTTAGAGCAAATGGAAGACCCATTCATACCGCTAAGGGTCGCTTATCGTCTACTTGCCAATAACTATTCATACCTTGGAGATTACAAAACGGCGTTAGTTAAGTACTTCGAAATCATTTCAAACTCTAAGCCTTACCATGATAATTCTGGTAATTACAACGATATAGGTAATCTTCTTGTGGATATGGGGAGATACGACGAAGCCGAAACTTACCTTTTAAAATCGCTAGAATTGCGAAATGAGCCAAACACCTTACCGCTAGCGAAAGCTCAAATAATGCACAACCTCGGTAATTTCTATCTCACCACTGATCAATTTGATAAATCGCAACATTTTTTTCAAAAATCGTTAGAAATATTGAAGGAACTCGATCACCAGTACGGAATCGCCCTTTCCTACATAAGCTTAGGAAAACTCAATACAAAACTAGGTCATCATGATTTAAGTAATGCTTACCTTCATCAAGCAATGGATATGGCCGCCGAGCAAAACAACCGTGAAATGAAGATAAAAATAGCGTTAAGCCTAAGCGAGGAATACCTAGCTAGAAAGGTTTATAACGTAGCCATTGAATATGCTGAAACCGCGGTAAGAATTGCTCAAAATGACGAATTACCTTTGTTTGAAGCTTCAGCGCACTCTCTACTATCACAAATACATGAGCAGACAAGCGATTTCGAGAAAGCGTTAGAGCACTATAAGCAGTTTCATACACTAGAAATCAATAAGCGTGATATCGAAAATCAAAACGCTTTTGAAGCCTTAGATTTGAGTAAAAGCAAATTAGAAGAGGAACTTCAAAATTCGAAGTTGGTTTTGAAAAATACCGAACAAAAACACCAACTCGATAACCTAACACAACGCGATATGATGAACAGAATGTTTATGGTTGTCCTGTTTTTTATTATTGGAGGCATCTTGTATGCCAATAAAAAGACAAGACAAACTGCCGAAAAAGATTCGCTTACACAAACATTCAATCGATTAACTATTTTGGATAAAATCCGTAGGCATCCACAATCCTCTTCTGGCAGCCACAAACACGTATTAGTCCTCTTTGATTTGGATAATTTTAAGGACATCAATGACAGCTATGGTCACCCAACTGGGGACATTGCGCTGAAGCACGTTGCTAAAACAATTAAGGAACAACTCGAAGAAAAGGACTGTGTAGGAAGAATTGGGGGAGAGGAATTCTTAGTCTTACTGAGCGATGTACCGGAAGAACAAATTTGGCACCGAGTAGAAAAAATGCGAGAGACGATTGAAATCAGTCACTTTATGTCGGAAGACCATCAATCACTGAATTTAACCGCGAGCTTTTCTTATCTTGCGACATCAGAAAAGCTCAGTGATTTTGATATTTTGTATTCGATACTCGATCAAGCGTTATATCAGGCTAAAACAAATGGCAGAAACTGTATTGTCGATGCGTATACCGACCCTATTGACAACGTTCCTCACCCTGCTTCGAAACCAATGACTGCATAA
- a CDS encoding bifunctional NUDIX hydrolase/phosphatase PAP2 family protein, with the protein MTFRRLFSCFIFLVFISFTSLFVSATASASTESPQKYKGALCLIASHDGRIVMVREAITGQISIPGGHVEEGEDPAKAAEREAWEESGLVVTVLGKLGVLGNAALYDCVSDSPIVAFNHTDEAGHHIVPAWFAPHYGIETKQVVLAKVGEVNKATYRYPSQIEALQYYSGKATRQKVAYIDDIVEAAPPIHQAEIKYIKALQDGVLSAPPALVPYIHAFLYVGDTLASPWMLIFLIPTAFMVFGRYFGAELLFAVVSVAILALVAQVGVGFARPHAFMPELMLGDTFGFGMPSMTSALMVTVLGLFYLHATREYPIEVVRRYLPSIITIVLFHGVSSVYLGAQYFSDVLVGIVLGAMAVWHFNRLDKKDEVHTGQILSSASVWWVVVVIIAGLATLWPRPDFANWFATSIAIAAVFTFLKPKVESRHRSVKHIVSVIAVLVLTNLLFGVVQGILNYSSIIALALEALRYPILVLIFAITQLRTGKDQRM; encoded by the coding sequence GTGACATTTCGTCGTCTGTTTTCATGTTTCATTTTTCTAGTTTTCATCTCTTTTACCAGTTTGTTCGTATCTGCAACCGCCTCGGCTAGTACGGAATCTCCCCAGAAATACAAAGGCGCACTATGTTTGATTGCAAGCCATGATGGGCGCATTGTCATGGTGCGAGAGGCCATCACTGGGCAGATCTCAATCCCAGGAGGTCATGTCGAAGAAGGGGAAGATCCCGCGAAAGCGGCTGAGCGAGAGGCTTGGGAAGAGTCGGGTTTGGTTGTTACTGTTCTTGGAAAGTTAGGCGTTTTAGGCAATGCGGCGTTATACGATTGCGTATCAGATTCTCCTATCGTTGCGTTCAACCACACTGATGAAGCTGGTCATCACATCGTTCCGGCTTGGTTTGCACCCCATTATGGTATTGAAACCAAACAAGTGGTGCTTGCGAAAGTGGGTGAAGTAAATAAGGCGACATACCGCTACCCGTCTCAAATTGAAGCTTTGCAATACTACTCCGGAAAAGCGACAAGACAAAAAGTGGCGTATATCGATGATATCGTCGAAGCGGCGCCTCCGATTCACCAAGCAGAAATTAAATACATTAAAGCGCTTCAAGATGGCGTTTTAAGTGCTCCGCCAGCATTGGTTCCGTATATCCATGCCTTTCTCTATGTTGGAGACACGCTAGCAAGTCCTTGGATGCTGATTTTCTTAATACCAACGGCATTTATGGTGTTTGGACGTTACTTTGGTGCGGAGTTACTCTTCGCTGTGGTCAGTGTCGCGATTTTGGCGTTGGTTGCACAAGTTGGAGTAGGGTTTGCTCGTCCTCACGCCTTTATGCCGGAATTGATGCTTGGCGACACGTTTGGGTTTGGAATGCCGAGCATGACGAGCGCACTCATGGTGACGGTGTTAGGTCTATTTTATTTGCATGCTACTCGTGAATACCCAATTGAAGTCGTGCGACGTTACTTGCCATCGATTATCACTATTGTGCTGTTCCATGGCGTGTCCAGTGTTTACCTTGGAGCGCAATACTTCTCAGACGTTTTGGTCGGTATTGTACTAGGGGCAATGGCCGTTTGGCACTTTAATCGTCTAGATAAAAAAGACGAGGTGCATACGGGGCAAATACTAAGCAGTGCGTCTGTTTGGTGGGTTGTGGTTGTAATTATCGCAGGGTTAGCGACATTGTGGCCAAGGCCAGACTTTGCGAACTGGTTTGCTACTTCGATTGCTATTGCGGCAGTTTTCACTTTCTTAAAACCGAAAGTGGAATCTCGTCATCGCAGCGTCAAACATATCGTGAGTGTGATAGCTGTGTTAGTGCTAACCAATTTATTGTTTGGGGTCGTGCAGGGGATTTTGAATTACAGTTCTATCATTGCGTTGGCTCTAGAAGCGCTTAGATACCCAATCCTCGTATTGATATTTGCAATCACACAGCTTCGTACGGGCAAAGACCAAAGAATGTAG
- the queE gene encoding 7-carboxy-7-deazaguanine synthase QueE — translation MFETIQGEGTFTGVPSVFVRLQECPVGCAWCDTKQTWEAEEKDLAPIGDIMVKTEDSPTWCFVSAAQIVEQYKLHGFSAKNIVITGGEPCVYDLVNLTEAFEKIGCQCQIETSGTFEVKATDSTWVTVSPKIAMKGKLPVLKSALERADEIKHPVGTQKDIDQLDELIASANVSEKTTIALQPISQKPRATKLCIDTCIERNWRLSVQTHKYLNIA, via the coding sequence ATGTTTGAAACCATCCAAGGTGAAGGTACTTTTACAGGGGTGCCTTCGGTGTTTGTTCGTCTGCAAGAATGCCCTGTAGGGTGTGCTTGGTGTGATACAAAACAAACGTGGGAAGCCGAAGAAAAAGATTTGGCGCCAATTGGCGATATCATGGTGAAAACAGAAGACTCTCCTACATGGTGTTTTGTTTCCGCTGCGCAAATTGTCGAGCAGTACAAGTTACACGGATTTAGCGCTAAGAATATCGTGATAACGGGGGGCGAACCGTGCGTATACGACTTGGTGAACTTAACAGAAGCTTTCGAGAAAATTGGTTGCCAATGTCAAATTGAAACCAGCGGAACTTTTGAAGTAAAAGCAACGGATTCAACTTGGGTAACGGTTTCTCCAAAAATTGCGATGAAAGGAAAGCTACCTGTTCTCAAGTCCGCATTGGAACGAGCCGACGAAATAAAGCACCCGGTTGGAACGCAAAAAGACATAGACCAGCTAGATGAACTGATCGCCAGCGCTAACGTGTCTGAGAAGACGACGATAGCCCTTCAGCCAATCAGCCAGAAGCCAAGAGCAACAAAACTGTGTATCGATACCTGTATTGAACGAAATTGGCGTCTCTCTGTTCAAACTCATAAGTACTTAAACATTGCATAG
- a CDS encoding GNAT family N-acetyltransferase, with translation MSLIKIRAAQTSDLEALNDFMYELHDFHHKVTPELFKTAEDVEQEKSIARYLDNPECFVYVAVHPEHGAVGFISGHFCELQSSIMKPVQMGSIDEMYVEPGFRKQGIARLLFLRLERSFKDCGVKQMFVEVWQFNEAALNFYSNLGLEHHIHWMRKPLIDS, from the coding sequence ATGAGCCTCATTAAGATTCGTGCTGCCCAAACATCCGATTTGGAAGCACTCAACGATTTTATGTATGAACTTCACGATTTTCATCACAAAGTCACCCCGGAGCTGTTTAAAACGGCTGAAGATGTTGAGCAAGAAAAAAGTATTGCTCGTTATCTCGATAACCCAGAATGTTTTGTTTATGTCGCCGTGCATCCAGAACATGGAGCTGTTGGCTTTATCTCGGGTCACTTCTGCGAACTACAATCTTCCATTATGAAACCTGTACAAATGGGCAGCATTGATGAAATGTATGTTGAACCAGGTTTTCGTAAACAAGGCATCGCGAGGCTGCTGTTCTTACGCTTGGAGCGCTCTTTTAAAGACTGTGGAGTGAAACAAATGTTTGTAGAAGTGTGGCAGTTTAATGAAGCTGCCTTAAACTTTTATAGCAACTTGGGATTAGAGCATCATATCCATTGGATGCGAAAGCCTCTAATCGATTCTTAA
- a CDS encoding DUF2750 domain-containing protein, translating into MTKLTSDIESNLKLFVEETKQTKLVWGLRNEEGWLACDSTEFESSEVMPFWSSREDAELHNVEEWADFEVLEIPLDIFVEDWLITLAEDGVLIGTNWNATLEGKELEPSDLAKLYL; encoded by the coding sequence ATGACAAAATTAACTTCAGACATCGAATCTAACCTAAAACTATTCGTTGAAGAAACCAAGCAGACCAAGTTGGTTTGGGGCTTGCGAAATGAAGAGGGTTGGCTAGCTTGCGATTCAACAGAGTTTGAAAGCAGTGAAGTAATGCCATTTTGGTCTTCTCGTGAAGATGCAGAATTACACAATGTTGAAGAATGGGCCGATTTCGAAGTATTAGAAATCCCATTAGATATTTTTGTCGAAGACTGGTTGATCACGTTAGCTGAAGATGGCGTCCTAATTGGAACAAATTGGAACGCAACTTTGGAAGGTAAAGAATTAGAGCCTTCCGATCTAGCGAAACTCTACCTTTAA
- a CDS encoding OmpA family protein, with translation MKFLAIACSALLALSWQAHANQNDEYDYIEMPKSDQVADLSDDDYDGVVNARDLCTGTPRGSQVDNDGCETYIESEEKKQLKVLFANDSDVITPAFITQIRTMAEFLDAYPETSIELQGFASKTGNAEHNLDLSKRRAKAVRESLVSYGVSHTRIKTIGFGDSVLDDLGESQVSHALNRRVVATVVGYKGSVINEWNIFTTKKK, from the coding sequence ATGAAGTTTCTAGCAATAGCGTGTTCCGCACTGCTTGCATTATCTTGGCAAGCTCATGCTAATCAGAACGATGAATATGACTACATCGAAATGCCTAAGTCTGATCAGGTCGCGGATCTTAGTGATGACGATTACGATGGCGTGGTTAATGCTCGTGACCTATGCACAGGCACACCACGGGGCTCTCAAGTAGACAATGACGGGTGTGAAACATACATTGAGTCAGAAGAGAAAAAGCAGCTTAAAGTATTGTTTGCAAATGATTCAGATGTAATTACGCCTGCATTCATTACTCAAATTAGAACCATGGCCGAGTTTCTAGATGCGTACCCTGAAACCTCTATAGAACTGCAGGGTTTTGCAAGCAAAACGGGTAACGCAGAGCACAACTTAGATTTGTCGAAAAGACGCGCTAAGGCAGTGAGAGAGTCTTTGGTAAGTTATGGTGTGAGCCACACTCGGATCAAAACAATCGGTTTTGGTGATTCAGTACTGGATGATTTAGGTGAAAGCCAGGTTAGCCATGCGCTAAACCGCCGTGTAGTTGCTACCGTAGTCGGTTATAAAGGGTCCGTTATTAACGAGTGGAATATATTTACCACTAAGAAAAAATAA